A single window of Bacteroidales bacterium DNA harbors:
- a CDS encoding T9SS type A sorting domain-containing protein, which yields MKAFYILTFFLLSSFTAALGQKKVTYPFSDSLIWRVDYKHNDSSSGFIYDVNEYFFYYFAGDTLINSFDYKKIYRSYDSVYVTIWNIPNYNPPSSSKSKYIGALRYDTNSNKVFIKYNSSAEDLLYDYNLDIGDTIKGIIALSNSTNYYSIVSSIDSILIKGKYRKKWNFNDCYNDSAYIIAGIGSFYGLIEYRDGQPHESHLVCVKDSSNTIFVSGYNSSFGCNLIYGGINEISLKSVISFFPNPFSSQTILWTSNPLHNAILTFYNSLGQGIRQISNISGQTVTILRNDLSKGIYIVQLLQNNMIITTTKLVIIE from the coding sequence ATGAAAGCTTTTTATATTCTTACTTTTTTTTTATTATCTTCCTTTACAGCTGCCCTTGGACAAAAGAAAGTAACTTATCCCTTTTCTGATTCTTTAATATGGCGAGTGGATTATAAACACAATGATTCTTCCAGTGGATTTATTTATGATGTAAATGAATATTTTTTTTATTACTTTGCAGGTGACACTTTAATTAATTCATTTGACTACAAAAAAATATACAGATCATACGATTCTGTTTATGTTACAATTTGGAATATTCCTAATTATAATCCCCCGTCATCTTCTAAGTCTAAATACATCGGAGCTTTAAGGTATGACACCAATTCGAACAAAGTATTTATTAAATATAATTCATCGGCAGAGGATCTTCTTTATGATTATAATCTAGATATTGGGGACACAATAAAAGGTATAATAGCATTATCAAATTCAACTAATTATTATTCTATTGTTTCATCTATAGACTCAATTTTAATAAAAGGCAAGTATAGGAAGAAATGGAATTTTAACGACTGTTACAATGATTCAGCATATATTATTGCTGGTATCGGCTCATTTTATGGATTAATAGAATATCGTGATGGTCAACCTCATGAAAGCCATCTTGTTTGTGTAAAAGACAGTTCAAATACAATATTTGTTTCTGGTTACAATTCGTCTTTTGGATGCAATTTAATATATGGAGGGATAAACGAAATATCCTTAAAAAGTGTAATTAGTTTTTTCCCAAATCCTTTTTCTTCACAAACAATTCTATGGACAAGCAATCCATTGCATAATGCAATTCTTACATTTTACAACTCCTTAGGACAGGGTATTAGGCAAATATCAAATATATCAGGGCAAACAGTTACAATTTTAAGAAATGATTTATCAAAAGGAATTTATATTGTTCAGTTATTACAAAACAATATGATTATAACAACAACCAAGTTAGTAATAATTGAATAA
- a CDS encoding TonB-dependent receptor, with the protein MRIYSKIVILFLLILCKSMSAQNTFKCEIKDSITYENIPGVYVMLSGTTKGVTSDTNGIAVLSGIPNGMQTLEISIVGYVKKTLNVNFPEKEITSVVPVVFLVPSSFDMEAITVTATRNNSRLDDLPIKVEVLGQDEMVEESGVKPGSIASMLMDNSGVQVQQISAASGNIEIKMLGLAGKYTQMLRDGHPLYEGFSGGLGVLSIPPLDLKQVEIIKGSVSTLYGGGAIGGIINFVSKEPTVEPELQVLVNASTLKEYTSNIYYSARTKKIGYSIFCGGTLQKAVDVDKDGFSDVPESKYYLLHPRVFFYFNKNTVLKTGVSVLSERRIGGDMQAVLHTPDTLHPYYEKNNTDRQTLDIDFDHTTPAKNIFSVKATISNCLKSIDITDAYFKGNQYSVYSEMSYLLKSRNHNTVMGLNFINESFVKADSLKIKFGNFSNNTEGVFIQDDWLLNEKLTIESGLRVDYQKDYNPFVLPRIAILYKFTKELSSRINAGTGYLVPNIFSDVNVVNNFNNVFPLSSSINTEKSEGVNAELNYFKAFKNELTLTLNQSVYYTKVENPVVLVTDSNNYISYQTAPYYIDTKGSDTYVRLTYEGVELYFGYTAMSPLSHKNSVSTSLPLTPKSKLSYIIAYEVEDKWLMGVESSYQSYQYLEDGSKVQGYWFYAAMVQRQIGKFYITLNCENVFDFRQNKIEQIVLSPYNNPVFKTLWAPIDGRVVNLALRFKV; encoded by the coding sequence ATGAGAATTTATAGTAAGATTGTAATTTTATTTCTGTTGATATTATGTAAGTCAATGTCGGCGCAAAATACATTTAAGTGTGAAATTAAAGATAGCATAACTTATGAAAATATTCCCGGAGTATATGTAATGCTAAGCGGAACAACCAAAGGCGTAACCTCCGACACAAATGGTATTGCCGTGCTTAGCGGGATTCCCAATGGAATGCAAACATTAGAAATATCAATAGTTGGTTATGTGAAGAAAACATTGAACGTAAATTTCCCCGAAAAGGAAATCACTAGTGTTGTTCCTGTTGTTTTTCTTGTTCCTTCAAGTTTTGATATGGAAGCAATAACCGTTACAGCAACTCGAAATAATTCACGGCTTGATGATTTGCCTATAAAAGTTGAAGTACTCGGTCAGGATGAAATGGTTGAAGAAAGTGGTGTAAAGCCCGGAAGTATTGCCAGTATGCTTATGGATAATTCGGGGGTGCAGGTGCAGCAGATTTCGGCTGCTTCGGGAAATATTGAAATTAAAATGCTTGGTCTTGCCGGAAAATATACGCAAATGCTTCGCGACGGACATCCTTTGTACGAAGGATTTTCGGGAGGACTTGGTGTGCTCAGTATTCCGCCTCTTGATCTGAAACAGGTTGAAATAATCAAAGGCTCTGTTTCTACTTTGTATGGTGGTGGCGCAATTGGAGGTATTATTAACTTTGTTTCCAAAGAACCTACTGTTGAGCCGGAATTGCAGGTGTTGGTGAATGCTTCAACATTGAAAGAATATACTTCAAATATTTATTATTCGGCACGTACAAAAAAAATAGGCTATTCCATATTTTGTGGCGGAACATTGCAGAAGGCTGTAGATGTTGACAAAGACGGCTTTTCTGATGTGCCCGAATCGAAATATTATTTGTTGCATCCACGGGTGTTTTTCTATTTTAATAAAAACACTGTTCTTAAAACAGGTGTTTCTGTATTGTCTGAAAGGCGCATAGGTGGCGACATGCAGGCTGTTCTTCATACTCCTGATACGCTTCATCCGTATTATGAAAAAAATAACACCGACCGCCAGACACTAGATATCGACTTTGATCACACTACTCCTGCGAAAAATATTTTTTCTGTAAAAGCCACAATCAGTAACTGTTTAAAATCAATTGATATTACAGATGCATATTTTAAAGGAAATCAATATTCGGTTTATTCCGAGATGTCGTATTTGTTAAAAAGCAGGAATCACAATACTGTAATGGGATTAAATTTTATTAATGAAAGTTTTGTAAAAGCAGATTCGTTGAAAATAAAATTTGGAAACTTTAGCAACAATACTGAAGGCGTATTTATACAGGACGATTGGCTGCTCAACGAAAAGCTTACCATTGAAAGCGGTTTAAGGGTCGATTATCAGAAGGACTATAATCCTTTTGTACTTCCGCGTATCGCGATACTTTATAAGTTTACAAAAGAATTATCGTCGCGAATTAATGCCGGTACGGGTTACCTGGTGCCGAATATTTTTTCGGATGTGAATGTGGTGAATAATTTCAATAATGTCTTTCCTTTATCATCTTCTATAAACACTGAAAAATCGGAAGGTGTAAATGCCGAGCTGAATTATTTTAAAGCTTTTAAAAATGAATTAACACTTACATTGAATCAATCGGTGTATTACACAAAGGTTGAGAACCCGGTGGTTTTAGTAACCGATAGCAATAATTATATTTCGTATCAGACAGCACCCTATTATATTGATACTAAGGGAAGCGATACTTATGTGAGGTTAACGTATGAAGGAGTTGAATTGTATTTTGGCTATACAGCTATGAGTCCGTTGTCACATAAAAATTCAGTTTCAACTTCATTGCCATTAACACCAAAATCAAAGCTGTCATACATTATTGCATATGAAGTTGAAGATAAATGGCTGATGGGAGTGGAAAGCAGTTACCAGAGCTATCAGTATCTTGAAGATGGAAGTAAAGTTCAGGGTTATTGGTTTTATGCGGCAATGGTTCAAAGGCAAATTGGGAAATTCTATATTACGCTTAACTGTGAAAATGTTTTTGATTTCAGGCAAAATAAAATAGAACAAATAGTATTATCTCCATATAATAATCCTGTGTTTAAAACCTTGTGGGCTCCTATTGACGGAAGAGTTGTGAATTTGGCGTTAAGATTCAAAGTATAA
- a CDS encoding T9SS type A sorting domain-containing protein encodes MKKKYIIFLVFALFANIAFGQNAATPNAGFENWTSATGYSNPNNWSTLNSTTATYFIYTCLKATAAGEYHSGASAIKLITKNAVITTAQGIATTGKIYTNTSTMTGSITGGLPYTLRPDSIVGWYRSSPVSNDTGFVQFLLFGSARDTIGKAQFFVPATAVSTFKRFSKAITYRSANTPDSSLWILSSSTGATGQQVNSTLWIDDLDLVFNTTSVPENNIYNDQINLIWNPSANNIAVSNKTQENANLKIYDILGQEIGSYAINDLENNFDVPNINNGVYLYTITNNKGNVLLNSKLFIQR; translated from the coding sequence ATGAAAAAAAAATACATAATCTTTTTAGTATTTGCTCTTTTTGCAAATATTGCATTTGGTCAGAATGCAGCTACACCTAATGCCGGTTTTGAAAACTGGACAAGTGCTACAGGTTATAGTAATCCAAATAATTGGAGTACTTTAAATTCAACAACAGCAACTTATTTTATTTACACCTGTCTTAAGGCTACTGCTGCCGGTGAATATCATTCAGGGGCTTCTGCAATAAAATTGATAACTAAAAATGCTGTTATTACTACTGCACAAGGAATTGCAACTACCGGTAAAATTTATACCAACACCAGTACAATGACGGGTTCAATTACCGGCGGGCTTCCATATACCCTGCGTCCCGATAGTATTGTAGGTTGGTACAGATCATCGCCTGTAAGTAACGATACAGGGTTTGTTCAATTTTTATTATTTGGAAGCGCCAGGGATACGATAGGTAAAGCTCAGTTTTTTGTTCCTGCAACAGCAGTTTCCACGTTCAAGCGTTTTAGTAAAGCGATAACATATAGAAGTGCAAATACTCCTGATAGTTCACTTTGGATATTATCATCCAGCACAGGAGCTACGGGGCAGCAAGTCAACAGCACTCTCTGGATTGATGATCTCGACCTTGTATTCAATACCACTTCTGTTCCTGAAAATAACATTTATAATGATCAAATCAATCTGATATGGAACCCATCTGCTAATAATATTGCTGTTTCTAATAAAACACAGGAAAATGCAAATCTGAAAATATATGATATATTGGGACAAGAAATAGGTTCGTATGCGATTAATGATTTGGAAAACAATTTTGATGTTCCGAATATTAATAATGGAGTTTATCTTTATACAATTACAAATAATAAAGGTAATGTGCTGTTGAATTCAAAATTGTTTATTCAGCGATAA